The DNA region TTGAATGAAATAATGGACTCTTAACAAGGCAGGTTTGTACTTCAAGTGGGAATTGTAGTTGAAAAATAATAGTAGTGAGCTTGAGCTAAGTTTATCAGTTCAGTGATTGACCCGGACCCAATTTTATAATGCTCTAGAAGAACAAAAAGTAGCATAGCACAAAAAACTATGCCTGCCATCTTAAATTTAGCTAAAATACCAATATATTTACGTCACGTGTTCCATTtttgactggcatcctgctcatttttacTAAAGaagttaattattttattgaggCAATATTAAAGTGGTACTTCAAGAATGAAAAAATACTTAATTCAACTTCAAAtacttaattattattatttatttatttttttaaaaaattttttttgacACTTTGACCATCCCCCTCCAAGGAAATCACGATGTTGCATATAAATGACATTTTTGCATCATTAATATCCGGACTAAGGAATTGATTTCGAGATGGAGCATTTTAATCAATCAttttcactctaaaaaaaaatcaatttaaaatctCAAAAGATCTGTGGACAGGTCTTCTAcgtattataaatattttataatttcatctaaaagatttttttttattttttttttattacttcgTTTCACCTTCATGATTAAatcatttatcaaaaacttaTCTCCCATATaacaatttaaattgtttttcttcttaaaacaGTTAACCCTCATTTAAGTGCATGTCATTCATCAAAAACTAAGACTTCCAATTAGGTGATAACTTTTCAAGGGGACCAAGGCAACAAGGGGCATTGGGGAAATCAtcgtcattgcctccatgaagtatcaggtgTGATACTGTGTGATAAAGGTTTTTCATACGTATATTTCTTCCAACGCAAAGTCCGCACAGGATGTACTGATTGATTGAGGATAGTAGTTTTTTGACAGTAATCATTTTAAGCGAGgttatcgtttttgtttttttggcaatgtaatgctgatttaatgttaaatttgcatcggggataaagaatattattcactttggttttacccatgtgtgttagcacctaatactcagtactttactgAGTTctgtaaagaagaaaaaacaggcatattactcgggtgggattcgaactcaagACCactgcaattctagagcagtgtcataacAACTAGACAACTAACAATGCTGATTTATATGCAAAAAAAGCCAccaaagatacaataaaagtcatcTCTGAAAGACAAAGACTTAAGGCTATAGATTCTTGGTgggaaataataatttaaaatatgctctgaccgtcttcttGAGAATGCAATGACTACTTCAAGAAAACAGCCAAAAAAAACTGCCTTGGttaattatttcataaagaaaGCATTCAACTGACCATCCTGGAAAATTCCCAGTAGATTTATTGATTTCTTATCAACAGTAGGGTACATCAGACGAAATAATTTCACAGGATGCTTTACTACCAATCCCTTTTGGATAATACACAATTTCTTTTGGGTTCATTGGCGAAGCACGACGCTATCTTTAACAAAATGTGTACACAGTGCATGCCTGGAGTGGCAGTACTATTTCAGCTGACTGTATTATGAACAGGATGTAATTCCGGATACAGGTGGGGGAGGGAATTATGAACGCCTTCTCTGTTCCTCTGCCAATGTTAGAGAGGGATTTGTTGTAAATGTCAGGGCCGAATGATTTATCTCTGGGTGCAGAGAAATTGTTAATATGAAGTCAGAGACAATTTAAATTCTGCATAAATAATTGAATTAATGCAGAGTTTTTTATTGCAATTTGAACTGTATTAAAGTACAGTGGGTATGAACACCTTGCTAGGTCGAACCATGAGGCaatttatttgcatttttggattcctttcaaagaccagtattctcacttttaacaatgcattaaaataacaaccagtgaaaattttgaattaattggtcatcgaatttgcaagagaataatgaaggaagaaaaaaaaccttgttgcacaaacttttgtacgtcaggcctgaagtcttttaatacttgactgacaaattacctcttctcTCCAAACtaactacgttacatcagagggagccattatatcacaacgttttataatatgaacagctctccattgctcgctaccaagtaagtttttgattTTGAGCCCGAGGCATATTTCTTTCTGATTAGTAAGTAGTTTGCAAAAgcttatttttatcaaaaactcTTATAACAGCTATGATTTCGTTCGCACCTGCCGCACACTCAGTTTTAAAAGAGTATTTGACTTGGGGATGAGGCccctttaaaaaattgaaaaaaattctaCCAATTCCCGACACTTATTCTTGTTGGAGTGATGTTCAGGTTTCTGTTAACACATTGGACTATAATGATGATGCATGGCTTAAAGGATTAACTCAGATAAAAAGCATAGGTAGAGCTGTAATAAGTTGGATAAAAGGATTATCTTAAAGCTGGCTTAGTGTAGATCTGAAGAGAAAACAAGATTACTGAAACCTTAAATCTAACAATACAAATCTAACAGTAAACACCCAATACTTAAGATAAAAGGGCTGTGTGGGGATTTAAATGGATGAAACCAAAAGTGTCCTTGTTTAATGATAAGACAGGTCAGTTTTCTTGTTGCTATGGAAACAAGTCAATGACAACTGGTGAACTAATCATAATTAACTCAATGACGAACTGAAGATGTTTTTTGACTGGATAGGCCTATAAATTCTAAAATTCAAAAGCAAAACACTGGCCAACCAAGCTGAGTACTAAGAGAGAAAGGAGTGTTCATgagaaaaatgttttacatcTTTCAAACAAGATCATTACAGTCAATGTTCATATAAAGAGACGTTCTGAATTGCTGAAtctcatttctttttttttcttttttttgctgcTCCTgttaaaaagaggtaatttggccagtcccagtGACCTTGATATTTAAGGAGAcatattagtttttatttaaaaatgttaaatcaTTTGcaatttaattgaaaaaaaagtgttataaACTAGTTATAAATCTTTTGTCACTTTTACCCTTTGATTTTTGTATGATGTGTGAAGATTTTTCAAGAACTTGTTGGAATTTTAAGTTGCCACAAGAAGTTTGTTTGTTGAGGggtgttttagttttgttttgtttagcctAGATTTTGAAAGCAAcacattcaagaacagtttaaaaactcattttcatggagaagctttttgttaagtgtattttcttatttttgttgttttcttatttaattgcttgttgttcctttgtagagtagcgccatgagcgccgcttgcggtGGATACTGGcgctttattaagtgtccattattattgttattattattattattagacagatgtttgtttgtttgtttggaggGGATCAAAACACCAAATCATTGGTTGACTTTAAAATGTACTAGAAATGAGGCAATACAACTTTTAAGTTGTATTGCCATTTACTTCAAATTACATAAGTTTCTCTTTGGTTACCACATAATGCTGTCTTTATTGACAAAGTATTGATTACGGATGTTCATGTATCTAGATCATGTATTCATCTGAGATATAAACAAGCCACCCAACTGTAAACAACCTGATTCGCTGTACTTACAGGTGTTTCCTTGTGTAATGTGGCCTTCAGGGTGGGGGAAGACAAACACGATAATAGAAGATCGAAcatgaatattttatgcctTATCAATATTGACATTCAGCGTCACTAAACTGGCCACAGTTTGTGTGAGGGACTACATGGTCACACCGTTTTGAAGTGTTCAAGCTAAGGGGGTCACATTCAATTAAAAAGTAAATATGGTTGTTTAAATTATAATTGTGTAAACTGAATTTGAACCAGCATAGTTGAAAGTCATCGGTGGAGATAATTTGGTGTGATAACCATATATATGAAAAGATGAAAACTTtctacactattggtaattgtcaaagaccagtcgtctcacttggtgtatctcaatatatgcataaaacaacaaacctgtgaaaatttgagctcaattggtcgtcaaagttgcgagatatgaatgaaataacaaacacccttgtcacacgaagttgtgtgctttcagatgcttgatttcgagacatcaagttctaaatctgaggtctcgaaatcaaattcgtggaaaactacttctttcttgaaaactaatccactttagagggagccgtttctcacaatgctctatacatgtactaccaacctttccccattactcgttactaagtaaggttttatgctgataattattttgagtaattaccatagtgtccactgcctttaagttttatcttttttgttttacatccaCATTTCTTTATGCCACTTTCAGTTTTTGTTAATACAGTTTCAATAATTGTCGTTATAAATGTTTGtgcacagttttgttattaaatggGATTGTATTGGTTACTGTGATACAAACGATTTCTTAATACGTCTCTAGAAAAATTTCAAATCTTTACAAATCTTTTTACAGATGCCAAATCTGACAGACACTTTTTTATTCTCTTTGTGACCCAAAATGATATCATGATCATCtgcatatttttctttaatatttaaGGTGAAAGAAAAGGGGTGGTCAATGGAAATTATTAtcccttttttaaattatagaaattttcacatttaaaTAGCATTAAAATAATTCCTGGGTTTTTCTCAAATCCAACTgctaatttttcttttattgtgaTTATTTCATTGCAGAtataaacttatttggtaaaTCTCGGTAATTCACATTTTCACTGGCGTAGCAAGATAGGTCTACCTTATTTCTGCAATTTGAAATCCGACCAACACTTTTCAATCATTATGACCACAAGTGTAATCTTTTCTTGGTAATGATGATACATACTTAATTTATGTTTTGGTCATTGAATAAAAAAGTGGCAGTCGATGTTACATTTTGTTCCTAATGTGATATTCAGAATTGTGCACTTTCACTAGTGTACGCTCCATATTCGTTATTACTACTAGCCTACTACAAGTCAATTCCAATTCTctgatttttttcattaaataaGATTAAGAAACAATTATGTAAACACTATAAACATCACCAATCATAaaccttaaaataaaatttaaaactttttaacattttgagaagATTTACATCTTCTCGAGAAGTTTAAAAGAAGTTCACAAGATGTTCAAAGAGTCCCATCCATCACCACGCCCCCTCTTCCAACTTTTCTCCAATCAAAATCAACAATACATCCAACAATTTCTCCATTTAAGAAAGACACGATCTTGAcgtttaatattattttcataaaattaaGCAGAATTTTCACCTTTGATACACCTTCCTCGTTTGCCAGTGCCTTCTTCTGCAGTTGCATCAGTTGCCACATCTCCGACATCGGTTTAATTCCTTCCGTAGAACGGGCCCTCAAATTCTCATTTGACGGCAGCGAATTCAGGGCCTCAATTTGTGATTCTAACCGAGACACTTTCTTCTCCAAATCGTGTACCTCCTTGGAAGAGTCCGCACTGTGAAGCCGAATTAAATTACTTTTGCTTTCCACACTCCCCCTGTCCGACCCGGACGGGGAAGCAGCAGCAGCGGCCGCAAGCAGCTCCGCCCGGTCGGCCTCCTTGATGTCGGCGCGCACATCGCTGAGTTTCAAGTTCTCGACAATCGCAATCAGGACCGTTCGTAAACCCTTGTAATTTACGATTTCCGGTGTTCCAAGTGACAAGTCCACCAGCTCAAGAAGACTAACGGATCCACTGGACATCTTGCCTTCGTAACGTCGAGATCAAGTGGAAATTAACGGAAATCTAACTATTTTAACATGTTGACAACAAGTTACTGTGCCTTTTCTCGCAGAAAGATGTTGTACCTGCAGCTGTGTGTGTAGACGTGTTTATTGATCAAAAGCACATAGCAATCGCTGCGCCGCAGGCAAACACACTCACACATGTGTACACAAACCGAGTCTGGGATTCCGTTAGCAACGGGGAAGGCTCCTGAAAATATCACTCCGCAACGTTGAAATAAGTTTTTCACACTTAAATACCAAAggttaacaataaaatcatGCCCATTAACACTTTTCAAACCATTTTGTATTAAATCACTGGTATATCCTTGGgcgttttgtcaaatttgacacaAATAGGAAATCTAGGTTTGTTATAACCGCATTGCATCTTAGCAACCTGCGAGTGACTTCATTGAATTTGCATACAGGAATTCCCGATAACCTGCGACCtctgaaaaataatttcaagatggcgacgTCCATCGTTTAGTTAAAAAGTTGCCGGCGGAACTTGTCAGAGGCACAATACGTCGTTTTTATTAAGTGTAAGTGAAATACAAATACTATTAAATAAGTGAAATTTCCAAGACGTGTTTGTTCAGTagataaaacacaattttctgtACGTTTTGAATGTGTTAGGATTAGGAAGGAGTCTTTTAGGACACAATATAAAACCCAGTGTCGGAAATAGACGGATTTATGTATGTCAGCACCATTAtaacatagagttatatttaaCTCTATGGTCAGCACTCAATACTGTTTTTTatggaacatttttttaatttaggaTTTCATATGAATTGAAAGAAATAACGCATTTGTATCACAGTAAAATATatgcggaaaagtttccgtatggcgccaccactttttcaaatttatgagatatccttttttgttttgtaaaatgagtgcaaaagtggtggcgcaatacggaaagttatccaaatatTCCAGCGTGTACAATGGGTCCATTCAATTAAATCACGCAGTGACACACACACTTAGTCAAAATGATGAAAAGATATGAATACACAATCGATAACTCACGAGACATGAGGCAAGTTCAACGATTCGGACAACTCAACACTAAGTCGAAGAAAActtgacggttcagacaactcaacaGATGTCCAAAGACAGGAGTTTGCCGAGGGAGTTTGTCGAGGGAGTTTGCCGAGGGAGGtagccgagttcccttgacgggggAGGATCacctaaacaaaaaacaattaaaagcttttatttattttatgtgtttcgttttcttttttaatttacaaCAGATGATGGCAACCATTAAATTTTGCTCGAGAGCTCTTTACAGCATTTCTTCCAGAGGTCTACCTCATTCTTCTTTACTTACCGCACCATCATTGCTCCAAATCACAAAGCTTTTGGTAAggaaaaattaaaacatcttAGCTAAATAAAGTGAGTCCCCTACCTCACACTCGCAGTAGTTTGCTTCAAGAATGTTCACATATCTTtgaatgaaaattgtttttaaaagtggcCCAAGGTCAAATTTAGTTTGTGATGCACTCAATTTTCATccaccattaaaggcagtggactctattggtaattactcaaaataattattagcataaaacctttcctggtgacgagtaatggggagaggttgatggtataaaacattgtgagaaacggctctctctgaagtgccatagtttttgagaaataagtaattttccacgaatttgatttcgagacctcatatttagaacttgaggtctcgaaatcagccatctaaacgcacacagcttcgtgtgacaatggtgtttttttctttcattattatctcgcaacttcgatgaccgattgagctcacattttcacaggttagttattttatgcatattaccaactgtgaaggctagtctttgacaattaccaatagtgcctttaaaactactagacacttttggtatttgtcaaagaccagtgttcccactcggtgtatctcaacatggcataaaataacaaacctgtgaaaatttgagctcaattgtgcGTCTAAGTTGAAAGAGActaatggaagaagaaacacccacgcacacaagttgtgtgctttcagatgcttgtttttgagaccttaaaatctCATTCGGAGGTCTCaagatcaaattcaaatatttaagtgcaATATTGCTTCTCTAATCtaataaaaatgataataataatttctcaaaaactgtgttactttagagggagccatttctcacaatgttttatactaccaacagctatTCATTGCTCGTATCaattaagtttttgtgctagcaattattgtgagtagtttcaaatagtgtccagtgcctttaaacagagtCTTTTTGAAtgtcaacaaaaaaataacaagtctcTAACGCCATgttgaaaaatgtgtttaatgCATTTTGATACTCTTTCAGAGAACATGTGAAACATAAGGTTTCCAAAATAAATGGGTCTGTGCAGGTTTtgtgcttcttttttgaaaagacATAACGTGGGTTATGTCATCAAGGTGATTTCTCCttgtaaaaattgtaaatttatatttgaacatttcaagggggcaccaaggccaggagGGGCTGTGGAGGCGATTGCGTGAAGTAGGATGTCAGTCACTTTTTAATCAGTATATATTGTAAGTTAGCAATATTTTAAATCAACAACTAGACATCCATTacaaatttcaaacaattttaatcTTTAAATTTGTTCACCCCATTTTTAGGGTAACACCAGATCCCTTGCACCGCTTCATACAAGTCAACCAAGATGTGCCGGCGACAGACAATCAGAATTCCAGCCCAGCAGAGTGCAGAAGAGTTCTCTCGTCTTATCAAAAAATCTCTTTGATGAAGCAAGACAAGAGGATGCAAACAAAGAAACTTTTAAGAAGGTGACATTTTagatttgtgatttttgtaataaaataaagtgCCTTCACAAAATGTAAGGACATGTAcatggggtgcgttccactcgcgcaaatgttgccaacagttgcgcacgttagccaacaatttcaagtggaacgagttgtgcgCTGCCATTGCTGGCAAACGTTGGCAACCTTACgtgaacatacttctgaggtgtcggcgagtggtttttaaaatggcggataAGCAAACGGTATTATATTTTTGTCATAAACATATTTACCGTGTATATTCCATGgttgataatgcagatttgaatTATAAGTTGATAATATGATCAGAAGAGGATATacatacagcaaaaacaaaattcaacaaacTTTACGTATGGTACACGCCATCTTCGTTTCAGGGCgtcgccatattgacatcgcatAGTGCACACCAATCATTACAAAGATCAACAACGTTTGCGCAAACAGTTGCAATATATTTGCAGCTTAAAAAAACTAGACCAAAGTCTTTGTGAGGAAAAACTTTCTACAAAGTTTACCAtgaaagctgttttttttttttaaaccagcaAACTAGCGACTTGTCTGGTGCCATTTCCTTCTCTGTTACAGGGCCACGTTTGTGGAATGTTCTTCCGACCACCATAATGTTCTTATTGCTTTGTTCTCACCCCTTAAGTcaattcttgtttgttttaaactatgTATTTGTTTGCGTTTTGTCTCATCAATAGGCTTCCCATATATTGGATTTGCTTCTATTTCACTCCCTTTGCTAAGtgaatgttattattttaatttgatttcttgCATTTatctctgtttttttcttcttgaatttTTGTTGTAGGCCTGTACACCCGTACACCGTGCTTATACTTATACATTAaattgttggttttgttttatagaAATAGGTGTTTTCTGATATTAATGAATATGAATATTAGGGAAGCACTattttcaagaatttttttcaaaaatcatcTCGTTGCATAACCAAATATTTTGTCATTTGTTCTGTTTCATATTGCCTGATGTATGTATTTGTGATGCAAATCGCTGAGATCTCTAAATAAGCgctttttatatatattatgtatgtattgtatttgaacttacatttttttaattttttttttaaggcaaagtatacctttgggttttttaactgttcgattgttttaatcctatataaatgttaatgaatacaattaaactaacatgtgaaTTTAACATAACAACTTTACGTTGATGTGAAGTGTTTCTCGAAATGCTTTATAGTATTGATAACTGATGTAGGCTTCTTAGCAAAAGTGTTTAGTGGCCTTAATTTTAAGAGTCATTACAAACGAAAATGTTTCCTTTAAAAGTCACCTTACAACCTAAACTTCTCCATCTCAGGCTGTGGCAAAATTCACCGAGTATGACAAACGACGCCGGGGGCACGTCCAGTTCATCGAGACAGCCCTGCATCACATGAAGGACTTCAAAGTGGAGAAGGAGGTCGATGCTTACAACGCCGTACTCAACACGTTCCCGAAAGGGAAGTTCGTCCCCGAGAACCTCATCCAGAGTATATACAATCACTTTCCTGAGCAACAGATATGTGCCATTAAGGTGCTCCAAATGATGGAGGataacagtaagcacaaaaatctaaacctttcattcataaaaattatagtattaataataacaataacatttgtatagcacttaaagatgctatgtcagatttttggccgatttgacccaaacattttgatttaaaattcagtaggtattttgatgggggtcgagaaagttacaagctttcatttgagccattgctcgaaaaagtccgccaattattagtagcagtgaaataaagtgctcaaaattagtttttgtcgggatcccgacaatatatcacgtgaccaattcttatgtgttttataggaAACGCTTTAAAATTTTGTCATGgttctgaccattaaaagtaaaagttaaacttttttttgttagagcgggtgatacttgaaataccattcactcaaaaaaatctattttttaatgtttggggccaaaaatctgacatacagCATCTTTAATACTGGCATTTCTAAGCGCATTAACGCAGcgtgtggcgtgtcatggtcgagtggtCTAGTGTACTGGACCCTAGCTCTGGTGATTTCAGCAGCAGAGtattcgaatcccggtcatggcacttcttcccttgagcaaggcacttaaccgtGACTGTTGGTTAAAAGTTCTGCTGTACCATtcaggcttctagtggatgatacccattcCTAGCCTAAGAATGGACGGTGGAGAGGGTTACTCTGTTTCAGGCCCAGGAGAAGGTGGCAAAGTGCCCCTGGTGGTAGTTGATGTGGGTTAATAGTCCAAAGAGGCTAAGTGTAGggctcaccttgaagtggtcgcccagccttgtgatgttaagcaatctctcataaaaaaatatttataaaaaaagaaaataattacaatatttTCTCTTGTTGTATTCAGCCGTTCTTCCAAACAACGAGACCAAGGAAATCCTCATCTCTGTCTTCGGCAAGAGGGCCCACCCGGTCAAGAAGTACCAGCGCATGATGTACTGGTTCCCCAAATTCCGCAATATCAATCCCTTCCCACTGCCGAAGGAGATACCCAATGATCCCGTCAAGTTGTCTGAGCTCGGTCTCAAGAGGATTGCTGAGTATGAAGCAAAGTTCAAAGTGTTTTATGTAAGTCGAAATACTTTAAAGAAATTTGCAATatagatattttgtttttgtagtttttttttggtgCAATTTCCAAAACAAGGTTATGAGCTATTGAAGGTTCGGTACGATGCGTGAATGAGTGAAAGGAAAAGAAGAGGGAAGACTTGAGAAAGCTAAAAGTATAAAATAATGGACATTGCTCTTAACACATCTATAGATCATGGGATTTGGGTAAACACATTAAGCCCAAATGATCTCgggtttgtattttatgcatatggtgggaTATATCGGGTGAgtaatacttgtctttgacatttaccaaaagtataccctgcctttggAGATCAGAGCtactgaaaagaaaaagaaaacaaaaaattgttttgtgcatCAACTTTCCGATTTCCCTTCCAGCTGAATGGCAGCTCAGCGGAATCAGAGAATCCCAACTTCATTGCAAATATCCAGAGTCCAGAGCAGCAAGAACTCCTAGCTGAGCATAATCCAATAAGACCACTCTATGTTGAGGGTGCTTTCCACCTCTGGCTCCGCAGCACCAAAATGACGTACTTTGTGCTGAGAGGTGACCCGTTTGCAGTAGATGAGGACGAATTGAAAACGGAAGGTAGGTCTTTAATTGCAATGTAAACAAATGACTTAGTTTGTGAATGTGTATACTGTACATCAAGTCTTGATCTTCACCTTTAAATGGTAAGGTGCACTTATGTGAGGAATTGggaccttgcagagggcaccacagcaattgcagtgGGTGCCAAGGGGTGTTTTGAGACCTGGTACATACCAGGGCTTGCCCTTAACACTAGCCCGGGGAGCATTGTCTAGTAAAAAGTGCTACTGGCTAGTAAACACCAtttctcaacttgccctgtgaATTACTAATAACTGTGCAACAttcttggtttgttttctttatttattctttGTAATTTCTTCCTTGTATGACAAGGATGACAtttaagaatattatttgttctatgtgatttatttttgagtgtgtGAATGTAACTTTGTTGACCATTGAACAGGATGTGATTGTTACCGTTAATGTATGGGACAAGTCTGTCGCGTTGAGATAGTCGAGTCATGGTGGTGGCACTATGGTTCAGGTTTCAGCGACCGAATACTGCTCTCACGAGATCACTGCTCACGCGCGACGCTGCTGGCTGCCAACCACGAGTGTCCAAGGAATCACAAAGAGTCGTCTGAACGCTATCATTGCagcagacatttaacgacttgttcacaagtctaggCCTTAATGTATCACGTAGAGTGCCAGTGCTGCGCAAGTGCCAAGTACACCAAGCAAAAGTCCCTTTGTGAAAGAGctggtgtgtttgttttctttcataacaTCTCTTTTTTTGCATGTACTGATTGAGATCACTTTggtaatgtgttttttatttgtgggttgaacaaagCATCATTGCTTTGGTGTTCTTATTTCAGTATTTGTTTCTAATGTGTAATGTGATTTTAAAATGGTTTACTTTGTTATTGTACATTGCGCCTTTGATCTGTGTTGCATTGGTCACTTTTGAgctttttattttggttgtttCTTTGTCTAGTTTTCTTGGTTGTTCTCAGcattttaaacattgcaatgtttatttatattgtaACTTCATAGATTTGATCCCCTCTCTTTGTCATAATGTGTAATG from Asterias rubens chromosome 7, eAstRub1.3, whole genome shotgun sequence includes:
- the LOC117292634 gene encoding evolutionarily conserved signaling intermediate in Toll pathway, mitochondrial-like, translating into MMATIKFCSRALYSISSRGLPHSSLLTAPSLLQITKLLGNTRSLAPLHTSQPRCAGDRQSEFQPSRVQKSSLVLSKNLFDEARQEDANKETFKKAVAKFTEYDKRRRGHVQFIETALHHMKDFKVEKEVDAYNAVLNTFPKGKFVPENLIQSIYNHFPEQQICAIKVLQMMEDNTVLPNNETKEILISVFGKRAHPVKKYQRMMYWFPKFRNINPFPLPKEIPNDPVKLSELGLKRIAEYEAKFKVFYLNGSSAESENPNFIANIQSPEQQELLAEHNPIRPLYVEGAFHLWLRSTKMTYFVLRGDPFAVDEDELKTEDAPQAHAEGPVFAMCMTNENSQETLHTWLQKLQQENPNLARIPVIFNLFKLSDTEDTIESLPTNDRHLLGET